From Macaca mulatta isolate MMU2019108-1 chromosome 1, T2T-MMU8v2.0, whole genome shotgun sequence, the proteins below share one genomic window:
- the DMAP1 gene encoding DNA methyltransferase 1-associated protein 1 isoform X4 — MHREVYALLYSDKKDAPPLLPSDTGQGYRTVKAKLGSKKVRPWKWMPFTNPARKDGAMFFHWRRAAEEGKDYPFARFNKTVQVPVYSEQEYQLYLHDDAWTKAETDHLFDLSRRFDLRFVVIHDRYDHQQFKKRSVEDLKERYYHICAKLANVRAVPGTDLKIPVFDAGHERRRKEQLERLYNRTPEQVAEEEYLLQELRKIEARKKEREKRSQDLQKLITAADTTAEQRRTERKAPKKKLPQKKEAEKPAVPETAGIKFPDFKSAGVTLRSQRMKLPSSVGQKKIKALEQMLLELGVELSPTPTEELVHMFNELRSDLVLLYELKQACANCEYELQMLRHRHEALARAGVLGGPATPASGPGPASAEPAVTEPGLGPDPKDTIIDVVGAPLTPNSRKRRESASSSSSVKKAKKP; from the exons ATGCACCGGGAAGTCTATGCCTTGCTCTACTCTGACAAGAA GGATGCACCCCCACTGCTACCCAGTGACACTGGTCAAGGATACCGTACAGTGAAGGCCAAGTTGGGCTCCAAGAAGGTGCGGCCTTGGAAGTGGATGCCATTCACCAACCCAGCCCGCAAGGACGGAGCAATGTTCTTCCACTGGCGACGTGCAGCGGAGGAGGGCAAGGACTATCCCTTTGCTAGGTTCAATAAG ACTGTGCAGGTGCCTGTGTACTCAGAGCAGGAGTACCAGCTTTATCTCCACGATGATGCTTGGACTAAGGCAGAAACTGACCACCTCTTTGACCTCAGCCGCCGCTTTGACCTGCGTTTTGTTGTTATCCATGACCGGTATGACCACCAGCAGTTcaag AAGCGTTCTGTGGAAGACCTGAAGGAGCGGTACTACCACATCTGTGCTAAGCTTGCTAACGTGCGGGCTGTGCCAGGCACAGACCTTAAGATACCAGTATTTGATGCTGGGCACGAACGACGGCGGAAGGAACAGCTTGAGCGTCTGTACAACCGGACCCCAGAGCAG GTGGCAGAGGAGGAGTACCTGCTACAGGAGCTGCGCAAGATCGAGGCCCGGAAGAAGGAGCGGGAGAAACGCAGCCAGGACCTGCAGAAGCTGATCACAGCGGCAGACACCACTGCAGAGCAGCGGCGCACGGAACGCAAGGCCCCCAAGAAGAAGCTACCCCAGAaaaaggaggctgagaagccG GCTGTTCCTGAGACTGCAGGCATCAAGTTTCCAGACTTCAAGTCTGCAGGTGTCACGCTGCGGAGCCAACGG ATGAAGCTGCCCAGCTCTGTGGGACAGAAGAAGATCAAGGCCCTGGAACAGATGCTGCTGGAGCTTGGTGTGG AGCTGAGCCCGACACCTACGGAGGAGCTGGTGCACATGTTCAATGAGCTGCGAAGCGACCTGGTGCTGCTGTACGAGCTCAAGCAGGCCTGTGCCAACTGCGAGTATGAGCTGCAGATGCTGCGGCACCGTCACGAGGCACTGGCCCGGGCAGGTGTGCTGGGGGGCCCTGCCACACCAGCATCAGGCCCAGGCCCGGCCTCTGCTGAGCCAGCAGTGACTGAACCAGGACTTGGCCCTGACCCCAAGGACACCATCATTGATGTGGTGGGCGCACCCCTCACACCCAATTCG AGAAAGCGACGGGAGTCGGCCTCCAGCTCatcttctgtgaagaaagccaagAAGCCATGA
- the DMAP1 gene encoding DNA methyltransferase 1-associated protein 1 (The RefSeq protein has 1 substitution compared to this genomic sequence) — protein MATGADVWDILELGGPEGDAASGTISKKDIINPDKKKSKKSSETLTFKRPEGMHREVYALLYSDKKDAPPLLPSDTGQGYRTVKAKLGSKKVRPWKWMPFTNPARKDGAMFFHWRRAAEEGKDYPFARFNKTVQVPVYSEQEYQLYLHDDAWTKAETDHLFDLSRRFDLRFVVIHDRYDHQQFKKRSVEDLKERYYHICAKLANVRAVPGTDLKIPVFDAGHERRRKEQLERLYNRTPEQVAEEEYLLQELRKIEARKKEREKRSQDLQKLITAADTTAEQRRTERKAPKKKLPQKKEAEKPAVPETAGIKFPDFKSAGVTLRSQRMKLPSSVGQKKIKALEQMLLELGVELSPTPTEELVHMFNELRSDLVLLYELKQACANCEYELQMLRHRHEALARAGVLGGPATPASGPGPASAEPAVTEPGLGPDPKDTIIDVVGAPLTPNSRKRRESASSSSSVKKAKKP, from the exons ATGGCTACGGGCGCGGATGTACGGGACATTCTAGAACTCGGGGGTCCAGAAGGGGATGCAGCCTCTGGGACCATCAGCAAGAAGGACATTATCAACCCAGACAAG AAAAAATCCAAGAAGTCCTCTGAGACACTGACTTTCAAGAGGCCGGAGGGCATGCACCGGGAAGTCTATGCCTTGCTCTACTCTGACAAGAA GGATGCACCCCCACTGCTACCCAGTGACACTGGTCAAGGATACCGTACAGTGAAGGCCAAGTTGGGCTCCAAGAAGGTGCGGCCTTGGAAGTGGATGCCATTCACCAACCCAGCCCGCAAGGACGGAGCAATGTTCTTCCACTGGCGACGTGCAGCGGAGGAGGGCAAGGACTATCCCTTTGCTAGGTTCAATAAG ACTGTGCAGGTGCCTGTGTACTCAGAGCAGGAGTACCAGCTTTATCTCCACGATGATGCTTGGACTAAGGCAGAAACTGACCACCTCTTTGACCTCAGCCGCCGCTTTGACCTGCGTTTTGTTGTTATCCATGACCGGTATGACCACCAGCAGTTcaag AAGCGTTCTGTGGAAGACCTGAAGGAGCGGTACTACCACATCTGTGCTAAGCTTGCTAACGTGCGGGCTGTGCCAGGCACAGACCTTAAGATACCAGTATTTGATGCTGGGCACGAACGACGGCGGAAGGAACAGCTTGAGCGTCTGTACAACCGGACCCCAGAGCAG GTGGCAGAGGAGGAGTACCTGCTACAGGAGCTGCGCAAGATCGAGGCCCGGAAGAAGGAGCGGGAGAAACGCAGCCAGGACCTGCAGAAGCTGATCACAGCGGCAGACACCACTGCAGAGCAGCGGCGCACGGAACGCAAGGCCCCCAAGAAGAAGCTACCCCAGAaaaaggaggctgagaagccG GCTGTTCCTGAGACTGCAGGCATCAAGTTTCCAGACTTCAAGTCTGCAGGTGTCACGCTGCGGAGCCAACGG ATGAAGCTGCCCAGCTCTGTGGGACAGAAGAAGATCAAGGCCCTGGAACAGATGCTGCTGGAGCTTGGTGTGG AGCTGAGCCCGACACCTACGGAGGAGCTGGTGCACATGTTCAATGAGCTGCGAAGCGACCTGGTGCTGCTGTACGAGCTCAAGCAGGCCTGTGCCAACTGCGAGTATGAGCTGCAGATGCTGCGGCACCGTCACGAGGCACTGGCCCGGGCAGGTGTGCTGGGGGGCCCTGCCACACCAGCATCAGGCCCAGGCCCGGCCTCTGCTGAGCCAGCAGTGACTGAACCAGGACTTGGCCCTGACCCCAAGGACACCATCATTGATGTGGTGGGCGCACCCCTCACACCCAATTCG AGAAAGCGACGGGAGTCGGCCTCCAGCTCatcttctgtgaagaaagccaagAAGCCATGA
- the DMAP1 gene encoding DNA methyltransferase 1-associated protein 1 isoform X3, which translates to MATGADVRDILELGGPEGDAASGTISKKDIINPDKKKSKKSSETLTFKRPEGMHREVYALLYSDKKDAPPLLPSDTGQGYRTVKAKLGSKKVRPWKWMPFTNPARKDGAMFFHWRRAAEEGKDYPFARFNKTVQVPVYSEQEYQLYLHDDAWTKAETDHLFDLSRRFDLRFVVIHDRYDHQQFKKRSVEDLKERYYHICAKLANVRAVPGTDLKIPVFDAGHERRRKEQLERLYNRTPEQVAEEEYLLQELRKIEARKKEREKRSQDLQKLITAADTTAEQRRTERKAPKKKLPQKKEAEKPAVPETAGIKFPDFKSAGVTLRSQRMKLPSSVGQKKIKALEQMLLELGVELSPTPTEELVHMFNELRSDLVLLYELKQACANCEYELQMLRHRHEALARAGVLGGPATPASGPGPASAEPAVTEPGLGPDPKDTIIDVVGAPLTPNSRKRRESASSSSSVKKAKKP; encoded by the exons ATGGCTACGGGCGCGGATGTACGGGACATTCTAGAACTCGGGGGTCCAGAAGGGGATGCAGCCTCTGGGACCATCAGCAAGAAGGACATTATCAACCCAGACAAG AAAAAATCCAAGAAGTCCTCTGAGACACTGACTTTCAAGAGGCCGGAGGGCATGCACCGGGAAGTCTATGCCTTGCTCTACTCTGACAAGAA GGATGCACCCCCACTGCTACCCAGTGACACTGGTCAAGGATACCGTACAGTGAAGGCCAAGTTGGGCTCCAAGAAGGTGCGGCCTTGGAAGTGGATGCCATTCACCAACCCAGCCCGCAAGGACGGAGCAATGTTCTTCCACTGGCGACGTGCAGCGGAGGAGGGCAAGGACTATCCCTTTGCTAGGTTCAATAAG ACTGTGCAGGTGCCTGTGTACTCAGAGCAGGAGTACCAGCTTTATCTCCACGATGATGCTTGGACTAAGGCAGAAACTGACCACCTCTTTGACCTCAGCCGCCGCTTTGACCTGCGTTTTGTTGTTATCCATGACCGGTATGACCACCAGCAGTTcaag AAGCGTTCTGTGGAAGACCTGAAGGAGCGGTACTACCACATCTGTGCTAAGCTTGCTAACGTGCGGGCTGTGCCAGGCACAGACCTTAAGATACCAGTATTTGATGCTGGGCACGAACGACGGCGGAAGGAACAGCTTGAGCGTCTGTACAACCGGACCCCAGAGCAG GTGGCAGAGGAGGAGTACCTGCTACAGGAGCTGCGCAAGATCGAGGCCCGGAAGAAGGAGCGGGAGAAACGCAGCCAGGACCTGCAGAAGCTGATCACAGCGGCAGACACCACTGCAGAGCAGCGGCGCACGGAACGCAAGGCCCCCAAGAAGAAGCTACCCCAGAaaaaggaggctgagaagccG GCTGTTCCTGAGACTGCAGGCATCAAGTTTCCAGACTTCAAGTCTGCAGGTGTCACGCTGCGGAGCCAACGG ATGAAGCTGCCCAGCTCTGTGGGACAGAAGAAGATCAAGGCCCTGGAACAGATGCTGCTGGAGCTTGGTGTGG AGCTGAGCCCGACACCTACGGAGGAGCTGGTGCACATGTTCAATGAGCTGCGAAGCGACCTGGTGCTGCTGTACGAGCTCAAGCAGGCCTGTGCCAACTGCGAGTATGAGCTGCAGATGCTGCGGCACCGTCACGAGGCACTGGCCCGGGCAGGTGTGCTGGGGGGCCCTGCCACACCAGCATCAGGCCCAGGCCCGGCCTCTGCTGAGCCAGCAGTGACTGAACCAGGACTTGGCCCTGACCCCAAGGACACCATCATTGATGTGGTGGGCGCACCCCTCACACCCAATTCG AGAAAGCGACGGGAGTCGGCCTCCAGCTCatcttctgtgaagaaagccaagAAGCCATGA
- the DMAP1 gene encoding DNA methyltransferase 1-associated protein 1 isoform X2, translated as MATGADVRDILELGGPEGDAASGTISKKDIINPDKKKSKKSSETLTFKRPEGMHREVYALLYSDKKDAPPLLPSDTGQGYRTVKAKLGSKKVRPWKWMPFTNPARKDGAMFFHWRRAAEEGKDYPFARFNKEYQLYLHDDAWTKAETDHLFDLSRRFDLRFVVIHDRYDHQQFKKRSVEDLKERYYHICAKLANVRAVPGTDLKIPVFDAGHERRRKEQLERLYNRTPEQVAEEEYLLQELRKIEARKKEREKRSQDLQKLITAADTTAEQRRTERKAPKKKLPQKKEAEKPAVPETAGIKFPDFKSAGVTLRSQRMKLPSSVGQKKIKALEQMLLELGVELSPTPTEELVHMFNELRSDLVLLYELKQACANCEYELQMLRHRHEALARAGVLGGPATPASGPGPASAEPAVTEPGLGPDPKDTIIDVVGAPLTPNSRKRRESASSSSSVKKAKKP; from the exons ATGGCTACGGGCGCGGATGTACGGGACATTCTAGAACTCGGGGGTCCAGAAGGGGATGCAGCCTCTGGGACCATCAGCAAGAAGGACATTATCAACCCAGACAAG AAAAAATCCAAGAAGTCCTCTGAGACACTGACTTTCAAGAGGCCGGAGGGCATGCACCGGGAAGTCTATGCCTTGCTCTACTCTGACAAGAA GGATGCACCCCCACTGCTACCCAGTGACACTGGTCAAGGATACCGTACAGTGAAGGCCAAGTTGGGCTCCAAGAAGGTGCGGCCTTGGAAGTGGATGCCATTCACCAACCCAGCCCGCAAGGACGGAGCAATGTTCTTCCACTGGCGACGTGCAGCGGAGGAGGGCAAGGACTATCCCTTTGCTAGGTTCAATAAG GAGTACCAGCTTTATCTCCACGATGATGCTTGGACTAAGGCAGAAACTGACCACCTCTTTGACCTCAGCCGCCGCTTTGACCTGCGTTTTGTTGTTATCCATGACCGGTATGACCACCAGCAGTTcaag AAGCGTTCTGTGGAAGACCTGAAGGAGCGGTACTACCACATCTGTGCTAAGCTTGCTAACGTGCGGGCTGTGCCAGGCACAGACCTTAAGATACCAGTATTTGATGCTGGGCACGAACGACGGCGGAAGGAACAGCTTGAGCGTCTGTACAACCGGACCCCAGAGCAG GTGGCAGAGGAGGAGTACCTGCTACAGGAGCTGCGCAAGATCGAGGCCCGGAAGAAGGAGCGGGAGAAACGCAGCCAGGACCTGCAGAAGCTGATCACAGCGGCAGACACCACTGCAGAGCAGCGGCGCACGGAACGCAAGGCCCCCAAGAAGAAGCTACCCCAGAaaaaggaggctgagaagccG GCTGTTCCTGAGACTGCAGGCATCAAGTTTCCAGACTTCAAGTCTGCAGGTGTCACGCTGCGGAGCCAACGG ATGAAGCTGCCCAGCTCTGTGGGACAGAAGAAGATCAAGGCCCTGGAACAGATGCTGCTGGAGCTTGGTGTGG AGCTGAGCCCGACACCTACGGAGGAGCTGGTGCACATGTTCAATGAGCTGCGAAGCGACCTGGTGCTGCTGTACGAGCTCAAGCAGGCCTGTGCCAACTGCGAGTATGAGCTGCAGATGCTGCGGCACCGTCACGAGGCACTGGCCCGGGCAGGTGTGCTGGGGGGCCCTGCCACACCAGCATCAGGCCCAGGCCCGGCCTCTGCTGAGCCAGCAGTGACTGAACCAGGACTTGGCCCTGACCCCAAGGACACCATCATTGATGTGGTGGGCGCACCCCTCACACCCAATTCG AGAAAGCGACGGGAGTCGGCCTCCAGCTCatcttctgtgaagaaagccaagAAGCCATGA
- the DMAP1 gene encoding DNA methyltransferase 1-associated protein 1 isoform X1, with the protein MATGADVRDILELGGPEGDAASGTISKKDIINPDKKKSKKSSETLTFKRPEGMHREVYALLYSDKKDAPPLLPSDTGQGYRTVKAKLGSKKVRPWKWMPFTNPARKDGAMFFHWRRAAEEGKDYPFARFNKTVQVPVYSEQEYQLYLHDDAWTKAETDHLFDLSRRFDLRFVVIHDRYDHQQFKKRSVEDLKERYYHICAKLANVRAVPGTDLKIPVFDAGHERRRKEQLERLYNRTPEQVAEEEYLLQELRKIEARKKEREKRSQDLQKLITAADTTAEQRRTERKAPKKKLPQKKEAEKPAVPETAGIKFPDFKSAGVTLRSQRMKLPSSVGQKKIKALEQMLLELGVELSPTPTEELVHMFNELRSDLVLLYELKQACANCEYELQMLRHRHEALARAGVLGGPATPASGPGPASAEPAVTEPGLGPDPKDTIIDVVGAPLTPNSVRAWTGWEACLGPCLLCVLRESDGSRPPAHLL; encoded by the exons ATGGCTACGGGCGCGGATGTACGGGACATTCTAGAACTCGGGGGTCCAGAAGGGGATGCAGCCTCTGGGACCATCAGCAAGAAGGACATTATCAACCCAGACAAG AAAAAATCCAAGAAGTCCTCTGAGACACTGACTTTCAAGAGGCCGGAGGGCATGCACCGGGAAGTCTATGCCTTGCTCTACTCTGACAAGAA GGATGCACCCCCACTGCTACCCAGTGACACTGGTCAAGGATACCGTACAGTGAAGGCCAAGTTGGGCTCCAAGAAGGTGCGGCCTTGGAAGTGGATGCCATTCACCAACCCAGCCCGCAAGGACGGAGCAATGTTCTTCCACTGGCGACGTGCAGCGGAGGAGGGCAAGGACTATCCCTTTGCTAGGTTCAATAAG ACTGTGCAGGTGCCTGTGTACTCAGAGCAGGAGTACCAGCTTTATCTCCACGATGATGCTTGGACTAAGGCAGAAACTGACCACCTCTTTGACCTCAGCCGCCGCTTTGACCTGCGTTTTGTTGTTATCCATGACCGGTATGACCACCAGCAGTTcaag AAGCGTTCTGTGGAAGACCTGAAGGAGCGGTACTACCACATCTGTGCTAAGCTTGCTAACGTGCGGGCTGTGCCAGGCACAGACCTTAAGATACCAGTATTTGATGCTGGGCACGAACGACGGCGGAAGGAACAGCTTGAGCGTCTGTACAACCGGACCCCAGAGCAG GTGGCAGAGGAGGAGTACCTGCTACAGGAGCTGCGCAAGATCGAGGCCCGGAAGAAGGAGCGGGAGAAACGCAGCCAGGACCTGCAGAAGCTGATCACAGCGGCAGACACCACTGCAGAGCAGCGGCGCACGGAACGCAAGGCCCCCAAGAAGAAGCTACCCCAGAaaaaggaggctgagaagccG GCTGTTCCTGAGACTGCAGGCATCAAGTTTCCAGACTTCAAGTCTGCAGGTGTCACGCTGCGGAGCCAACGG ATGAAGCTGCCCAGCTCTGTGGGACAGAAGAAGATCAAGGCCCTGGAACAGATGCTGCTGGAGCTTGGTGTGG AGCTGAGCCCGACACCTACGGAGGAGCTGGTGCACATGTTCAATGAGCTGCGAAGCGACCTGGTGCTGCTGTACGAGCTCAAGCAGGCCTGTGCCAACTGCGAGTATGAGCTGCAGATGCTGCGGCACCGTCACGAGGCACTGGCCCGGGCAGGTGTGCTGGGGGGCCCTGCCACACCAGCATCAGGCCCAGGCCCGGCCTCTGCTGAGCCAGCAGTGACTGAACCAGGACTTGGCCCTGACCCCAAGGACACCATCATTGATGTGGTGGGCGCACCCCTCACACCCAATTCGGTAAGAGCCTGGACAGGCTGGGAGGCATGCCTTGGCCCC TGCCTTCTGTGTGTCCTCAGAGAAAGCGACGGGAGTCGGCCTCCAGCTCatcttctgtga